GGCCTTTTATATTGGAGTTGAGTATTATATAAAAAGAATGTATATGGTGATTGTAATAGCCTATGGAAACGCCTATGTCATGGAGCAGAGACGCAGTCTTGAATATATTGTAGACATCCTCGCTTATCTTGTGGACAGGCTTAAGCTGCTCGAAGAGGGACTCTGAAAGGCTCCATATATGCTCGGCATGAGACACAAGCACGTCGTACCTTGCCATAATCCTTCTTATCTCATAGTCCACCACATCGTCTATAAGCTTTCGCTTGTCTCCCAAGATATATTCATATATATAGCCTTCCCTTATACCGCTGCCGCTTACGTAGACTTCTGTCAGATTGCAGTACTTGAATATGGAGTCCACCACCAGCGTGGCACCTAGTATGATGTCGGACCTGTCTTTGGACAGACCCTTCAGCTTTTTCCGCTGCTTGCTGCTACTCTCTTTCAGAATCTCGCATACCTCAAGTGTCTCTCTCTTGTCCATCCTGTAGTTGTGCGTCAGGTCGAAAGGGTAGTTCTTCTTCTTTCTCTCCACCTTGGCTATTGTCCTGAAAGTGCCTCCGATTCCGACTAGCGGGATATTTTGAACGTCTCCTAGCCATGGGACACTGTCATAGACATCTTCAAGATAAGACTGTATCTCCAGCTCTAGCTCAGGACTCAGGCTGTCTTTTATGTTGAACATGTCGGTGATGTTGAGGGACCCTATCGGCAGACTTATGGAGTTTACAAGCAGCCTGTCTTTTACGTGTATAAGCTCAGTACTACATCCGCCAATGTCCACGAAGAGACCTTCAGTTATGCTTGTGCTGTTTATGGTTCCGTAGTAGTCGTAGTAGGCCTCATCCTCTCCAGATATAACTTCGACGTCTAAGCCCACTTCTGACTTTATCTTGGCTACAACTTCATCTCTGTTTCGTGCGCTTCTGATTGCGGCCGTGGCCACCACTATCATTTTCTCCACTTTTATTGACTCGTAGAGGCTTTTAAAACCCTTTAGCGCATCTATCAGATTGTTCACCCTGGACTTGTCCAGGTTTCCGTCGCTGTCTATATCTCTTCCAAGGCGTATGGACGATTTGACCTCGTCTAGTATTTTAAAGTGCTTTCTGTCTTTTTCCAAAACCGCTATCACAAGCCTGACAGAGTTTGAACCTATATCTATAACTCCAACTGTATTCATTAAATTCACTCCTTTAAATCTTTATCTTTAATATTTACCACTTTTTCTGGGTATAAAGCAGAATATAAATATAGAAAAGGGGATAGGGAGATGACCAAAAAGGATTATGAGCTAGTCGCCGCAATCAACTTGGGAAGTGGCTATATAGACATGAGCATAGTGCAGATCAAAAAGGGAGGTCAAGTTGAGCTCATAGAGAAGTTGTCTCATCCGACCGACCTTGGGGGCGACAGCTTCAGCCAAGGCAGAGTGGGGCTCGACACCATGAGGGAGTGCTGCAGGGTTTTGAAAGACTACAAGAAGATAATGAACACATACGGGGTCAAGAGATACAAGGCCATATCCACCAGCGGAATGAGGGAAGCTGAGAACAGAGAGTACTT
This is a stretch of genomic DNA from Andreesenia angusta. It encodes these proteins:
- a CDS encoding Ppx/GppA phosphatase family protein, which gives rise to MNTVGVIDIGSNSVRLVIAVLEKDRKHFKILDEVKSSIRLGRDIDSDGNLDKSRVNNLIDALKGFKSLYESIKVEKMIVVATAAIRSARNRDEVVAKIKSEVGLDVEVISGEDEAYYDYYGTINSTSITEGLFVDIGGCSTELIHVKDRLLVNSISLPIGSLNITDMFNIKDSLSPELELEIQSYLEDVYDSVPWLGDVQNIPLVGIGGTFRTIAKVERKKKNYPFDLTHNYRMDKRETLEVCEILKESSSKQRKKLKGLSKDRSDIILGATLVVDSIFKYCNLTEVYVSGSGIREGYIYEYILGDKRKLIDDVVDYEIRRIMARYDVLVSHAEHIWSLSESLFEQLKPVHKISEDVYNIFKTASLLHDIGVSIGYYNHHIHSFYIILNSNIKGLSHKEMLMAAFAASMHRSSKVRIEDSPYSSMLSLREKEIAEKLGAILKISEALDRRLDSSISGVSATIGEDHVKLSFDTDLDSLELERNNLSMIAPQFEKTFDFKLSY